The Sinomicrobium kalidii region TTCTACGGTAAGCATGCTTCCCGAAGGCAAAGCGGCAGTGAGTTTTCCTACCGGAACGCCATACATGAAAACCGTATCGCCCGCATTCATGGGGTTCAGGGTAAATTTGTGTTTTACCGGGATCTCCTCTGCCAATTGCAGGGTTTCCCCGTTTACCTCCAGCCTGTCATTTTTGTTCAAGTCCGAAAGAGCTACGGCCACGTTGTCCTCAGGGTGTATTTTCAGATACTGTTCCAATGATCTTGTAGTACTATGTTAATATGTTCCTATCCCCGAAACAGGGAATCTCCTCCCGCAAAGTCTTACTAAATTTCACTTTTTGCCCAACAGCGCAAACAATCTTACGGGAATTTCAAAAGTAAATAGTTTTTCAACGGGAAAGTTCTTATATCTTTGCTCTCAGTTGTACAATTTTTGCATAAATGGTATCCTAACAAAAAATGTGGTATGGATTTGCATTTCCTGCATAAAAACCTGGAGACAAATTTTAAAGTCTCACATCAAAAAGAAAGGGAGTTTCTGAAATTATGGCATTATCACCCGGAATTTGAACTGGTTTATATTGCCAGGGGGAGGGGAACCGTATATGTTGGTGACCATATAGGCCCCTATCAACCGGGAAATGTTTTTTTAATCGGCGCTCACCTCCCCCATATGTTTGAAACTTCTTTTACGGGCGAAGAAGGTGAAGAAGAAATATCGGAGGCCTACGTCATACACTTCAGTGAGGAATTCATCAGGGGGTTTTACAGAAACACAATAGAGTTCGGCTATGTCTCTTCATTGATCAACCATGCCGTAACCGGGTTGTTTTTCCCCGCCCCCGGAAAAAAGACCCATAAAACTTTTAAAAAGACCACGGGCAGCAACATCCAGGAAAATACGCTTCATTTTCTGCGTATGCTGTATTTACTCCACCAAAAGGAAAAGGAACATATGGCCAGCCCAGCATGGATAAAACAGTTCGATTCGGGAGATAAAAAACTGAACAGG contains the following coding sequences:
- a CDS encoding AraC family transcriptional regulator, with amino-acid sequence MDLHFLHKNLETNFKVSHQKEREFLKLWHYHPEFELVYIARGRGTVYVGDHIGPYQPGNVFLIGAHLPHMFETSFTGEEGEEEISEAYVIHFSEEFIRGFYRNTIEFGYVSSLINHAVTGLFFPAPGKKTHKTFKKTTGSNIQENTLHFLRMLYLLHQKEKEHMASPAWIKQFDSGDKKLNRILQYIMLHFQEELSLSEIASRAGMNKTAFCRYFKMKTGKSFVEFLNDLRVSFACKSLMEKNASRSISDVCYASGFNSLSYFHRIFKRSKGVSPSTYCGR